The Nitrospira lenta region AGCATGGGGGTTATGATAGACGGGCAGGCGTTGAAGCTCAAGAAGTGTCGATGAAGCCATAGTCGATGCCCGGCCTGTCAGCCGGCATCATGGGTTTGTGATCACCCGGAAAGGTACGCCACCTTTACACTCCGTTCCACAACTTCCGACTATAACTCCAACTATTGTTGTGTCCTGGTCAAGAAATCTCACCAGTGGTCACACCTGTGAATATCGGGTCATGTGTACACGAAGCTTAGAACTGGGTCGCCAATGAAAATAGCCTAATTCCCTGGGGCCATCCTGAACTACCTCCCACGTGAAACCGCGGGCTAACTCCAGAACAAATCTCTGGGCGATCCATAAGGTCAATCCTTTGCCCACGCATGATTTCTGTTGAATACCAAAAGGAGAATACTGCTTGGATCCGTAAGGCGATGTGCAAAAGCGATCAGGGTTGAATGCATTGGGATCGTCAAAGATTTCCTTGTCGCGGTGGCTCTCACGAATGCCGATCCGTACCAACCAGCCTTTGGGAATCACAAAACCTTCGAACTGAATGTCATGAAGTGCCTTGCGCATGAGATATTCGCTTTGCTCCAGTCGCAACGTCTCAAGCACAATACCATTTGCCAACTTATGGGCAGATTGGATTGTGCCTTCATCTTGTGACTGAAGATCCTTCCGAAGGGTGTTCATCCATTGCGGGTTGTCACTGAGCAGTTTGAAAATCCAGACGAAAAGATCCGAGACATCTATCCATGACGTTTGCAGCAGATAGATAAAATTCCGCAGTAACGTTTTGTCCTGTGCATGGGTCGAACAATTGTGGCCGGCATCCCCCAGAAAACTCCTGAAAAAGGTGTCCCTGGCAAGTCCGTAGGTGAGAAATAATTGCTCAATTTCACACAGAGCATTTTCCGTTGTTCTTCTTGAGGAGAAGAGAGCGTGGCGATAATCAATCTGTTTGTACAAATTTTGCAGATGTTCGAATTCCGGATCCTGAGCGGTCAGCCCCAGAAACAGTTCGACAAAAATGGAGAAGGCCATCTGTTGCAAATGGGGAACGGGATGGAGGGCTTTGGAATTCTCCGCCATCGTGATGCACCTTGTTCTGATAATCCTTTCGACCGATGCGGCTCTTTTCTCAAGAAAGGCAGAATCCGCAAAAAGGCCTTTCATTTTACTCCGGTATTCCATATGTACGGCGGGCGCCATGTAACGCATGAACCCGCCTGGAATATAACTGTTGAAGGGCATGGGCGGCGTAGTCGTGGATTCTTCATGATCTTTCAAAAACTTATTGCCCAATTGAATGCCGGTCAGGCAGATCATTGGTTGGACAAAGTTATTCATTTTGAAGATAGGACCATATTTGTCTGCCGCTTTCTGATAATACAAATAATCAATCCATGGTCCTGAAGGCGCTAATTGGAGAGAACCGGGAGGGAGGCCTCTGCTAGAACCGAACGTTGGCCTGGCTCGCCAGTAAAAGAGGTACAACACCAGTGGGGCAGCCATGATCATCACAAAGGCGGAATATCGGGGAAGATACCAGGTGAGCAGGACAGACAACGTCAGGTAGGCGATGATGCCGAAGCTGAGAATCCCGAACAGACGAGGAAACAGGCTGAGTCGACGAAGAAAGCCAGAGTAGCGATATAAGTTTACAAATGGGGCGATGGGAATGAAAACAATGGCGGTCTCAATGAGCATTTTCATGACGAGGTGGAATTCAGAAAATCCATTGGGAGTGGTGTGAGAGGAAAGATTGGCGGTGTAAGCTATATGCCGAATATCTTTCGGTCAGCAAAGGTCCTGGTGGCTGCATCATAGTCACGTATTTCTCCGTACCGATGTTTCTGTGACAAGAGTTCTCCCACGACCGATAAGTAACGTTGCACATAGACTTCTTCTGAATACTCCTGTCTGTAAGCCCGAGAGGCTTCTGTCTTCAAATGGTGTTTTGTCCGGTCATCAGTAATCATCGTGGTGATGGCGTCGTGAAGTTCCTCCGACTTCGTGTACAAGATCCCGCCGCCATGTTCGGAAATGATTTCTTCAACGGCGCTTTGCCTATACGCAATGACGGGGGTTCCGGCGGAAAAGGACTCCGCCGTGACATGACAGAAGGTCTGATAGCAGCGTGAAGGAACAATGGTTGCCACGGCGTTTTCATATAACTGTTGTATCCGGTCCTGAGATAGTGGGCCGGTAAAATGCACATTCAACATGCCTTCGGCCAGAGATTGCAGATGTGTGCTGTAACTGCCCTGGCCGCAAATGACGAGGCCATGATCCGGAAAGTTGCGGAACATGGGGATGACATCCTGAAACCCTTTGTAGGATTCCAGTCGTCCCACGCAGAAAAAAAATGGGCGATCCAGGGGTAGAGGATTCTCGACCGCCGGGGTCTTTTCCGGGATGGTATACAAGGGCGGCAGGTGAACCATGCGCTTCTTAAATCCCCGCTCCAGGTGTTTGTGGATAGTAAAAAGGCTTGGTCCAAGGAACATATCAATATGCCTGGTCATGTCTTCCATGAGACTGGTGTGACGCCACAGTTGAGGCGGTCTCCCATAATGCAGGCTGCAGGTAAAGCATTGAGGTTTCTCACATACTGCCCCAGTATACTTCCAAAGTAAATGCATGGGACAGACCAACCAATGATCATTCAGCCCCCCGATTTTAATTCGGCTTTTACCGTAGCTGAAAATTTGCGGCCCGCCCAACAGGGAAACATTGTAGTAATGAATGACATCAAAAGGTTCCTTGAAGCATTCTTGGAGCGCGGCTTTTTGCCCATACGGCCTTCCGGTTTGATGAATGGCCAATAAACTCAGGAGTCGCAAAGGCGAAGTGATTTTTTTGATGGTGATAGCGGGATGATCTTCATACTGTGCAGTGATGTGTTCCCCTGCCAACGCTTCATACGCATCCGGATTGTGTAAGACCGTGACCTCATGGCCGCGCCTGGCCAGCCCGTTGGCGAGGCGTTGGACATACCAACCGTCTGCATCGGCATTGTAAGGAGGATAAAAGGTTGTGCAGAGACAAATTTTGAGTTTTTTGGTCATACAGCCATCGCGACGAATCGGAACCCGGTTGTAAACTTTTTGAAAGGATCAAGGGCAATGATAATGATGTTTGACATATCGGTTCCGTCAAACCTTTACTAAGGTCGCCAACGTGACGGCCGTGTCCGTCACAGGTGCTATGGTATTCCGTTGTTGGAGAATCTGTGCCGCCACGGCAACAGCGATGACACCGGGATCTTTATCAGGAATGTCCCGAATACCGATTGGACAGGTGAGACGCCTGACCACCCCCTGCCCCAGTCCCTTTTGGATAAGCCGTTTAGTAAAACGCTCCCGTTTGGTTTTTGAGCCGATCAGTCCCAGATACGCAAAATCTCCACGCCTCAAGATATGCTCGCAGAGGTCCAGATCGAGCGGGTGGCTGTGGGTCATGACCAGAAAGAAGGTTCCTGGTTGGGCGTCAGCAATGATCCGGTCATGTGTGTCCGACACAATTGTTGTCACATTATGCGGGACTGTGGCGGGAAACATATCGGGGCGTCCATCTATCCAGGTGATGTGACAGGGCAATCCACTCATGACTCTGATGATGGCTTTTCCTACATGACCGGCACCAAACAACACCAGGCGGAACATGTCGGGGCCATACCGCTCCAATAAGTAGGCAGGGGGTGTGTCGCCAGGCTTGCGGTAAACGAGCTGTAGGGAATAGGCGGCTTTACCTGGCGAGGCCAGAAGCGTGCGGACAAGTGGGGCAATTATTTCCTGATCGTCTGCCAGACTTTCTTTAATAACATCTCCGGCTAAATATTCTGTAATGATCAGTTTGCCGTCATAGGCTGACAATGCACTCGCGTTGAGAGAGGTCACCATGACACAAGGGGCGCTGTCCTGATAGTGTTGCAATTGATCAAGCCATGCATGGTTGAGTGGAGGGACTGTCTCCAGTAGTAACGTACATTCCCCTCCGCAACATTGACCAGCATCCGCACCCAAATGCCAGGTCCGAAGATGGCGCACAGGCTTCTGGTCGCTGCCGCTTTTCAATAGCCGGCGGGCTTCTTCAATCACGCGATATTCAAGGGTGCCGCCTCCGATTGAACCAAAAGACTTGGACTGGGTGACGATCATCCTCGCGCCCACGTCACGAGGCGTTGACCCTTTAGCCTGTACGAGCAACACTAGAACACAGGCCACCTGTCGGCCGAGTAGTGTTTGAAGAATAGGGATCCAGTCAATCACAGGCGTACGGAAACTCCCATAGCAGGCTGTTGAACAAGCAAGCATGACCTGAGTCTTGCCGAAGGACCCGCCAGCGGCGTCCTCGCCCCTTGCCCGCCTTCCGGCGCACACACGTGATGCTCTTCCCGTCGGGTGCGTTCATGTGGCTCTCTGAATGATCCGCCTGTCCAAGCGGGTTCGCCTTGCCACGAGAAAAGTTGCTTCACGCCGGGGCTGGGAGGGCTATCAGCCTGGGCCTTTTTGAATATCCCCTCTCCCTGATTGAAAACCGTTACATGTTGGACCATGAAACGCCTCTCACATATGTCGAGTTTTTCAACAGCTCTGCTGATTATGCGAATGCAAATCCTGTATGGCATTGAGAATACGTTCGGGAGTGGCCGGTGCATCCAGACGGGGGCTTCGACGAACGTGGCCGGCTGCAGCGACAATGGCGTCCTTGATAGCCTGAAAGACTGAGATGGCCAGCATGAACGGCGGCTCTCCCACCGCCTTGGAGGAAAACACGCTGTCTTCCTGGTTAGGCGCGGTATTGAGCAACGTCACATTGAAATGTTGAGGACAATCACTGCACGCCGGAATTTTGTAGGAGGACGGGGCATTGGTTTGCAGGATCCCCGCATCATTCCAAATGAGTTCCTCCATCGTGAGCCACCCTGCCCCTTGAAGAAATGCCCCTTCAATCTGCCCGCGGTCGATGGCGGGGTTCAGCGATTTCCCACAATCGTGCAAGAGATCGACCCTCAGCAATGTACTCTCTCCTGTCAGGGTATCGATTACGACTTCGGAGACCGCTGCGCCATAGGAAAAGTACAAAAAGGGTCGGCCGGTGAAGTTGTTCCGGTCGAATCCGATTTCCGGCGTGCGATAAAACCCCGTCGCCGACAACGAGATCCGCTCTTTATAGGCGAGTGCTATTAGCTCCTGGAAAGAGATCTGTTGTGATCCAATCGATACCCGGTTGTTCATAAAGACGACCTCGTCCGGCCGGACGTCGAAATACTTCGCAGCGAATTCGACCAGGCGCAATTTGATTACACGGGCAGCCGCTTGAGCTGCCTTTCCATTAAGGTCTGACCCAACCGATGCCGCCGTGGCTGATGCATTCGGGACCTTGCTGGTATCCGCAGCAGAAATCGTGATGCGCTCCAGATCGACCTGCAATTCTTCGGCGACAGTCTGAGCGACTTTGGTGTACAGTCCCTGGCCCATCTCTGCCCCGCCATGATTGAGATAGACACTGCCGTCAGCGTACAGGTGGATGAGCGCACCGGCCTGGTTCAAATGGGTTTGAGTAAACGAAATGCCAAATTTCACCGGAGTCAACGCCAACCCGCGTTTGAGGATAGGATTGTGACGGTTGAAGTCGTCGATTTCAGCGCGACGTTTTCCATACCCGGCATCGGTTTCCAGACGGGAGACGATCTCAGGCAATAGGCGGCCCTCGACACGCATGCCATAAGGCGTGATATCGCGTTGGCCCGGTTCGTAAAAGTTGCGTTTGCGTATCTCGTTCGAATCTTGACCGAGGTAACGGGCAATCTCGTCAATAACCTGTTCCATCACCCAGATCCCTTGAGGGGCGCCAAATCCCCGAAAGGCCGTATTCGATACCGTATTGGTTTTGCAGCGGTGAGAGACAATGGACACATGAGGTAAAAAGTAACAATTGTCGCTGTGGAGGATGGCACGATCGTTGACAGGTCCTGAGAGATCAGCAGACATTCCGCACCGTGAGGACAGCTCCAG contains the following coding sequences:
- a CDS encoding cytochrome P450 — its product is MKMLIETAIVFIPIAPFVNLYRYSGFLRRLSLFPRLFGILSFGIIAYLTLSVLLTWYLPRYSAFVMIMAAPLVLYLFYWRARPTFGSSRGLPPGSLQLAPSGPWIDYLYYQKAADKYGPIFKMNNFVQPMICLTGIQLGNKFLKDHEESTTTPPMPFNSYIPGGFMRYMAPAVHMEYRSKMKGLFADSAFLEKRAASVERIIRTRCITMAENSKALHPVPHLQQMAFSIFVELFLGLTAQDPEFEHLQNLYKQIDYRHALFSSRRTTENALCEIEQLFLTYGLARDTFFRSFLGDAGHNCSTHAQDKTLLRNFIYLLQTSWIDVSDLFVWIFKLLSDNPQWMNTLRKDLQSQDEGTIQSAHKLANGIVLETLRLEQSEYLMRKALHDIQFEGFVIPKGWLVRIGIRESHRDKEIFDDPNAFNPDRFCTSPYGSKQYSPFGIQQKSCVGKGLTLWIAQRFVLELARGFTWEVVQDGPRELGYFHWRPSSKLRVHMTRYSQV
- a CDS encoding glycosyltransferase family 4 protein, translating into MTKKLKICLCTTFYPPYNADADGWYVQRLANGLARRGHEVTVLHNPDAYEALAGEHITAQYEDHPAITIKKITSPLRLLSLLAIHQTGRPYGQKAALQECFKEPFDVIHYYNVSLLGGPQIFSYGKSRIKIGGLNDHWLVCPMHLLWKYTGAVCEKPQCFTCSLHYGRPPQLWRHTSLMEDMTRHIDMFLGPSLFTIHKHLERGFKKRMVHLPPLYTIPEKTPAVENPLPLDRPFFFCVGRLESYKGFQDVIPMFRNFPDHGLVICGQGSYSTHLQSLAEGMLNVHFTGPLSQDRIQQLYENAVATIVPSRCYQTFCHVTAESFSAGTPVIAYRQSAVEEIISEHGGGILYTKSEELHDAITTMITDDRTKHHLKTEASRAYRQEYSEEVYVQRYLSVVGELLSQKHRYGEIRDYDAATRTFADRKIFGI
- the xdhC gene encoding xanthine dehydrogenase accessory protein XdhC, with protein sequence MLACSTACYGSFRTPVIDWIPILQTLLGRQVACVLVLLVQAKGSTPRDVGARMIVTQSKSFGSIGGGTLEYRVIEEARRLLKSGSDQKPVRHLRTWHLGADAGQCCGGECTLLLETVPPLNHAWLDQLQHYQDSAPCVMVTSLNASALSAYDGKLIITEYLAGDVIKESLADDQEIIAPLVRTLLASPGKAAYSLQLVYRKPGDTPPAYLLERYGPDMFRLVLFGAGHVGKAIIRVMSGLPCHITWIDGRPDMFPATVPHNVTTIVSDTHDRIIADAQPGTFFLVMTHSHPLDLDLCEHILRRGDFAYLGLIGSKTKRERFTKRLIQKGLGQGVVRRLTCPIGIRDIPDKDPGVIAVAVAAQILQQRNTIAPVTDTAVTLATLVKV
- the xdhB gene encoding xanthine dehydrogenase molybdopterin binding subunit; the protein is MSNPELSGGVGTSRMHDSAHLHVTGKANYVDDLPVPAMTLYAAIGVSRYAHARVTTLDLDRVRQSPGVMSVMAAQDIPGENLLSFIQADEPVFASTHVACVGQPIFAVAAQSFKQAQMAVNLAAVEYEPLAPVLTVEQALAIDSFVLPSMRLSRGDATQAIEAATHRLEGQLKVGGQEHFYLECQVALAIPNDDGGLCVHSATQYPSYVQQAVARVLGLTRISDVTVMCRRMGGAFGGKETQSTLTACVAALLAAETGQAVKCRLTRQEDMVITGKRHDFIAQYQVGFDDEGKIEGYSLELSSRCGMSADLSGPVNDRAILHSDNCYFLPHVSIVSHRCKTNTVSNTAFRGFGAPQGIWVMEQVIDEIARYLGQDSNEIRKRNFYEPGQRDITPYGMRVEGRLLPEIVSRLETDAGYGKRRAEIDDFNRHNPILKRGLALTPVKFGISFTQTHLNQAGALIHLYADGSVYLNHGGAEMGQGLYTKVAQTVAEELQVDLERITISAADTSKVPNASATAASVGSDLNGKAAQAAARVIKLRLVEFAAKYFDVRPDEVVFMNNRVSIGSQQISFQELIALAYKERISLSATGFYRTPEIGFDRNNFTGRPFLYFSYGAAVSEVVIDTLTGESTLLRVDLLHDCGKSLNPAIDRGQIEGAFLQGAGWLTMEELIWNDAGILQTNAPSSYKIPACSDCPQHFNVTLLNTAPNQEDSVFSSKAVGEPPFMLAISVFQAIKDAIVAAAGHVRRSPRLDAPATPERILNAIQDLHSHNQQSC